A section of the Humulus lupulus chromosome 2, drHumLupu1.1, whole genome shotgun sequence genome encodes:
- the LOC133818178 gene encoding uncharacterized protein LOC133818178 isoform X3, with amino-acid sequence MQLEVQIDTTTLSYWLNWRVLLCSIWVFTPMVLALYIIWKYEEPHHLKSGTGEVEQSLDQSLCDNEAWRPSLKQIHPLWLLGFRLFAFFSLLTTLIFKIVISGATTFLYYTQLTFTLLTVYFGYGALLSIYGCYQYRLRNKKSNVSHFETNTGQGSYMPLISNDTERNTSNPKKDDCYMFQLPRIFTYVFEILFQMNAGAVMLTDSVFWIIIVPFLTIKDYNLTFMNVSLHSFNAILLLCDTALNCLQVPVFRITFFILWTGVFVIFQWIIHACVSFWWPYPFLELSSPYAPLWYLLVAC; translated from the exons ATGCAGCTAGAGGTACAGATTGACACTACGACCTTGAGTTATTGGTTGAACTGGAGAGTACTTCTATGCTCAATTTGGGTGTTCACACCTATGGTCTTAGCCTTATATATTATATGGAAATATGAAGAACCCCACCATTTAAAATCTGGAACAGGAGAAGTTGAGCAAAGTCTAGATCAGTCTTTGTGTGACAATGAAGCTTGGAGACCAAGCCTTAAACAAATTCACCCCCTTTGGTTGCTGGGTTTTCGACTTTTTGCGTTCTTCTCACTTTTGACAACCTTAATTTTCAAAATTGTTATCAGTGGAGCGACCACATTTCTCTATTATACCCA ATTGACTTTTACCTTACTGACCGTTTATTTTGGG TATGGAGCACTGCTCTCTATTTATGGTTGTTACCAGTATAGACTAAGGAACAAGAAGTCAAATGTTTCCCATTTTGAAACAAATACGGGGCAAGGATCATACATGCCCCTCATCAGTAATGATACCGAGAGGAACACCTCAAATCCGAAAAAGGATGACTGTTATATGTTCCAACTGCCAAGGATTTTTACTTATGTTTTTGAGATTTTATTTCAG ATGAATGCTGGAGCAGTGATGCTTACTGATTCTGTCTTTTGGATTATTATAGTCCCGTTTCTTACTATCAAAGATTACAACCTAACTTTT ATGAATGTCAGCTTGCATTCATTCAATGCCATTTTACTCCTCTGCGATACAGCTTTGAATTGCTTG CAAGTTCCCGTCTTTCGTATTACTTTCTTCATTTTGTGGACTGGTGTTTTCGTCATTTTCCAGTGGATCATTCATGCATGTGTATCATTTTG GTGGCCATATCCATTTCTTGAATTGTCATCACCATATGCTCCACTGTG GTACTTGCTGGTTGCA TGTTGA
- the LOC133818178 gene encoding uncharacterized protein LOC133818178 isoform X1 — MQLEVQIDTTTLSYWLNWRVLLCSIWVFTPMVLALYIIWKYEEPHHLKSGTGEVEQSLDQSLCDNEAWRPSLKQIHPLWLLGFRLFAFFSLLTTLIFKIVISGATTFLYYTQLTFTLLTVYFGYGALLSIYGCYQYRLRNKKSNVSHFETNTGQGSYMPLISNDTERNTSNPKKDDCYMFQLPRIFTYVFEILFQMNAGAVMLTDSVFWIIIVPFLTIKDYNLTFMNVSLHSFNAILLLCDTALNCLQVPVFRITFFILWTGVFVIFQWIIHACVSFWWPYPFLELSSPYAPLWYLLVAVMHIPCYGLFVLIVKMKRFLLTKWFPLSCQC, encoded by the exons ATGCAGCTAGAGGTACAGATTGACACTACGACCTTGAGTTATTGGTTGAACTGGAGAGTACTTCTATGCTCAATTTGGGTGTTCACACCTATGGTCTTAGCCTTATATATTATATGGAAATATGAAGAACCCCACCATTTAAAATCTGGAACAGGAGAAGTTGAGCAAAGTCTAGATCAGTCTTTGTGTGACAATGAAGCTTGGAGACCAAGCCTTAAACAAATTCACCCCCTTTGGTTGCTGGGTTTTCGACTTTTTGCGTTCTTCTCACTTTTGACAACCTTAATTTTCAAAATTGTTATCAGTGGAGCGACCACATTTCTCTATTATACCCA ATTGACTTTTACCTTACTGACCGTTTATTTTGGG TATGGAGCACTGCTCTCTATTTATGGTTGTTACCAGTATAGACTAAGGAACAAGAAGTCAAATGTTTCCCATTTTGAAACAAATACGGGGCAAGGATCATACATGCCCCTCATCAGTAATGATACCGAGAGGAACACCTCAAATCCGAAAAAGGATGACTGTTATATGTTCCAACTGCCAAGGATTTTTACTTATGTTTTTGAGATTTTATTTCAG ATGAATGCTGGAGCAGTGATGCTTACTGATTCTGTCTTTTGGATTATTATAGTCCCGTTTCTTACTATCAAAGATTACAACCTAACTTTT ATGAATGTCAGCTTGCATTCATTCAATGCCATTTTACTCCTCTGCGATACAGCTTTGAATTGCTTG CAAGTTCCCGTCTTTCGTATTACTTTCTTCATTTTGTGGACTGGTGTTTTCGTCATTTTCCAGTGGATCATTCATGCATGTGTATCATTTTG GTGGCCATATCCATTTCTTGAATTGTCATCACCATATGCTCCACTGTG GTACTTGCTGGTTGCAGTAATGCACATACCCTGttatggtttatttgttttgatagtgaaaatGAAACGTTTCTTGTTGACCAAATGGTTCCCATTGTCTTGTCAGTGTTGA
- the LOC133818178 gene encoding uncharacterized protein LOC133818178 isoform X2, with protein sequence MQLEVQIDTTTLSYWLNWRVLLCSIWVFTPMVLALYIIWKYEEPHHLKSGTGEVEQSLDQSLCDNEAWRPSLKQIHPLWLLGFRLFAFFSLLTTLIFKIVISGATTFLYYTQLTFTLLTVYFGYGALLSIYGCYQYRLRNKKSNVSHFETNTGQGSYMPLISNDTERNTSNPKKDDCYMFQLPRIFTYVFEILFQMNAGAVMLTDSVFWIIIVPFLTIKDYNLTFMNVSLHSFNAILLLCDTALNCLQVPVFRITFFILWTGVFVIFQWIIHACVSFWWPYPFLELSSPYAPLCVEDKKLFEGFDLFLTHTPQASFFSKFSLDNGI encoded by the exons ATGCAGCTAGAGGTACAGATTGACACTACGACCTTGAGTTATTGGTTGAACTGGAGAGTACTTCTATGCTCAATTTGGGTGTTCACACCTATGGTCTTAGCCTTATATATTATATGGAAATATGAAGAACCCCACCATTTAAAATCTGGAACAGGAGAAGTTGAGCAAAGTCTAGATCAGTCTTTGTGTGACAATGAAGCTTGGAGACCAAGCCTTAAACAAATTCACCCCCTTTGGTTGCTGGGTTTTCGACTTTTTGCGTTCTTCTCACTTTTGACAACCTTAATTTTCAAAATTGTTATCAGTGGAGCGACCACATTTCTCTATTATACCCA ATTGACTTTTACCTTACTGACCGTTTATTTTGGG TATGGAGCACTGCTCTCTATTTATGGTTGTTACCAGTATAGACTAAGGAACAAGAAGTCAAATGTTTCCCATTTTGAAACAAATACGGGGCAAGGATCATACATGCCCCTCATCAGTAATGATACCGAGAGGAACACCTCAAATCCGAAAAAGGATGACTGTTATATGTTCCAACTGCCAAGGATTTTTACTTATGTTTTTGAGATTTTATTTCAG ATGAATGCTGGAGCAGTGATGCTTACTGATTCTGTCTTTTGGATTATTATAGTCCCGTTTCTTACTATCAAAGATTACAACCTAACTTTT ATGAATGTCAGCTTGCATTCATTCAATGCCATTTTACTCCTCTGCGATACAGCTTTGAATTGCTTG CAAGTTCCCGTCTTTCGTATTACTTTCTTCATTTTGTGGACTGGTGTTTTCGTCATTTTCCAGTGGATCATTCATGCATGTGTATCATTTTG GTGGCCATATCCATTTCTTGAATTGTCATCACCATATGCTCCACTGTG TGTTGAAGATAAGAAGCTATTTGAGGGTTTTGACTTGTTTTTGACGCACACTCCTCAAGCTTCtttcttttcaaaattttcaCTTGACAATGGTATTTAG